In Asterias amurensis chromosome 4, ASM3211899v1, one genomic interval encodes:
- the LOC139935830 gene encoding uncharacterized protein, with product MICFRCLNVIDGGVNKLFTHLKYIHNVQCGTSTYITCRQEGCLKTFTHVSSYKRHIILKHSHDQADANLDLHEDDVGGSQFNYPADNDQPDDLESDDESPSMNKDDILEAASFFIADLKASSVPYSSIQKVIDETEELVQAIVGHLRKKLVSVVNQIKGDGLLRETDSARFDALLMEFDSLRQPFEGLRTPSQQDSFFKSKGVLISPQEISIGRSFVSQSDTSTGGVKQRLKRDTFQYVPMAKTIAKHLEQPGVMTSILEQQPSQDECLLKTYRDGSYFRGHCAKAGEVVIPVLLYSDDYETGNPLGSKKGVHKLTAFYISLVCLPAKFQSSLNNILLAACSERSVVAEYGIDKVLSVMVNDFKEMEREGIQIACDSYTGIVRPILFQVIGDNLGLHELLGFVGSFSANYACRFCKAPKDVLHVQVVEDLSLLRDKQNFDEDLVMNDVSKTGVKRNSELNQLESFHVCQNYTPDVMHDFLEGIIPLEFNLVIGLLIQEGCFSLQELNDRISSFSYGFVDKKNKPSPIKPSALMNPSSPSGQKAAQMSCLARYFPLIIGDLVDDSCDVWELFLMLMDIYKIVMSPYISRAGIHMLRALIRDHHQLFLELFEDRHLIPKQHFLVHYPRLIEVLGPIVQYSSIRKEGKHKPFKRWARACNNFKNIAKTVAERHQRQQSYVFLLRKPQSCDMEIQEQLPSLVSSLEGAQEMCLTLGCTQDDTVTMSESIRIQSYEFKPNCMIISDWDDKGPQFAQVKHIVINDRDVYFVACLWETSFYNRQKHAYAVTECKTHIIIQPQDLFLCRPLHVTKCYSKTDLCWYIVAPVNIV from the coding sequence ATGATTTGTTTCAGGTGTCTTAATGTCATTGATGGTGGAGTTAATAAACTGTTTACTCATTTAAAATATATCCACAATGTGCAGTGTGGTACCTCTACATACATCACATGCAGACAGGAGGGATGTCTAAAGACATTTACACATGTGTCATCATATAAACGCCATATTATATTGAAGCACTCCCATGATCAAGCAGATGCTAACCTTGATTTACATGAAGATGATGTAGGCGGTAGCCAATTTAACTACCCCGCAGATAATGATCAACCTGATGATTTAGAGAGTGATGATGAGTCACCATCGATGAACAAAGATGACATTCTAGAAGCTGCATCATTTTTCATTGCTGACTTAAAGGCTTCTTCTGTGCCTTACTCTAGTATTCAGAAGGTCATTGATGAAACTGAAGAGTTAGTTCAGGCAATTGTTGGTCATCTGCGAAAAAAGCTTGTGTCAGTTGTCAATCAAATAAAAGGTGATGGTTTGCTGAGAGAGACTGATTCTGCAAGGTTTGATGCACTGTTGATGGAATTTGATAGTTTAAGGCAGCCTTTTGAAGGACTTCGAACACCCAGTCAACAAGacagttttttcaaatcaaAGGGAGTTCTCATAAGCCCACAAGAGATCTCTATTGGTAGGTCTTTCGTGTCACAAAGTGATACATCAACAGGAGGAGTTAAACAGAGACTGAAAAGAGACACATTCCAGTATGTGCCAATGGCAAAAACAATAGCAAAGCATTTAGAACAACCAGGAGTAATGACATCAATTCTTGAGCAACAACCTTCCCAGGATGAGTGCCTGCTAAAAACCTATCGTGATGGAAGCTACTTCCGAGGTCATTGTGCAAAGGCTGGTGAGGTAGTAATCCCTGTTTTGTTATACAGTGACGATTACGAAACAGGGAACCCCCTAGGTTCAAAAAAGGGTGTTCACAAGCTCACTGCATTCTACATCAGCCTTGTTTGTCTACCAGCGAAATTTCAATCATCACTCAATAACATTTTATTGGCTGCATGTTCAGAGAGATCAGTTGTTGCCGAGTATGGCATTGACAAAGTACTTTCTGTAATGGTTAATGATTTCAAGGAGATGGAAAGAGAGGGTATTCAAATTGCATGTGATTCATATACAGGTATCGTGAGGCCGATTCTCTTCCAAGTTATTGGCGACAATCTTGGACTTCATGAGTTGCTTGGATTTGTTGGTAGTTTCAGTGCCAATTATGCGTGCAGATTTTGTAAAGCTCCTAAGGATGTTTTACACGTTCAAGTTGTAGAAGATTTATCTTTGCTGCGGGATAAACAAAACTTTGATGAGGATCTTGTTATGAATGACGTCTCAAAAACTGGTGTCAAGCGGAACTCAGAGCTGAATCAACTTGAAAGCTTCCACGTGTGTCAAAATTACACCCCTGATGTCATGCATGATTTCCTGGAGGGAATAATCCCCCTTGAATTCAACCTTGTGATTGGCCTGTTGATTCAAGAAGGCTGCTTCTCTCTGCAAGAACTGAATGATCGTATATCTTCATTCAGTTATGGatttgttgacaaaaaaaacaaaccaagccCAATCAAGCCCTCTGCACTAATGAATCCCTCTTCCCCAAGTGGCCAAAAAGCTGCTCAAATGAGTTGCCTTGCACGTTACTTTCCGTTGATCATAGGTGACTTAGTTGATGACTCATGTGATGTTTGGGAACTGTTTCTTATGCTCATGGATATATACAAAATAGTCATGTCACCTTACATTAGCCGTGCAGGCATACACATGTTGAGGGCATTGATCAGGGATCATCATCAACTCTTCCTTGAGCTGTTTGAAGACAGACATCTCATACCCAAACAGCACTTTTTGGTCCACTATCCTCGCCTGATTGAAGTACTGGGACCAATCGTCCAATACTCAAGCATTCGCAAAGAAGGCAAACATAAACCATTTAAACGATGGGCCCGTGCATGTAACAACTTCAAGAACATCGCCAAAACAGTAGCAGAGAGACACCAACGACAACAAAGCTATGTCTTCTTGCTCAGAAAACCACAAAGCTGTGACATGGAAATACAGGAACAACTGCCTTCTTTGGTTTCATCATTAGAGGGGGCACAGGAGATGTGTTTAACCCTTGGATGCACTCAGGATGATACAGTTACCATGTCAGAGAGCATTCGTATCCAATCATATGAGTTCAAACCAAACTGCATGATCATTTCTGACTGGGATGACAAAGGGCCACAGTTTGCACAAGTGAAGCACATTGTAATAAATGACAGAGATGTGTACTTTGTTGCTTGTTTGTGGGAAACAAGTTTTTACAACAGGCAAAAACATGCGTATGCTGTGACAGAATGCAAGACACACATCATCATTCAGCCCCAGGACCTATTTCTTTGCCGACCATTACATGTGACAAAATGCTACAGCAAGACCGACCTGTGTTGGTACATTGTAGCACCGGTAAACATTGTCTAA